One Amaranthus tricolor cultivar Red isolate AtriRed21 chromosome 1, ASM2621246v1, whole genome shotgun sequence DNA window includes the following coding sequences:
- the LOC130817755 gene encoding uncharacterized protein LOC130817755, translating into MRPWRIPILTSKRTLRALSTSFRAKFEDEGSWSYSPEWWGSDSDHHSRSVFQANSLHGNGVVSVLAYRSSIPFPRQDSVGRFQFLNENTWWRTEDWLRKRYAEVCSDSKHDEDFKVLGYQWRVLRFNDATRQSAVKVMLASKVSDPSSVCYMQQPHVLAVPYTKSMVVAGLTALSSTDYDLRTAITGKQTMRVLCIGHGGGSLPLFLASKIQGALVDIVEIDPLVITTSIKAMGFPSFSVAVPPGHHVVPKPNTMDEVLWKGIHERLFLYESDAEKFILNTENKYDIIFIDAYDGDDIFPHKLRDPESPFLIALGSRLHPYHGTVVVNLHSDDDVLCEDASIMPIGKYVSRVLQAYKDMLLGDKKSSGRQKLPGVGFVVSVPWLCNTTLVVSRGLSAAVGSLDQDSVLNVLYSKALDINRDLNMPFSCLQYLKRGFILG; encoded by the exons ATGCGTCCATGGCGGATACCTATATTAACTTCCAAAAGAACATTACGGGCATTATCCACATCATTTAGAGCGAAATTTGAAGATGAAGGTTCATGGTCTTATTCTCCTGAGTGGTGGGGCTCCGATTCCGATCACCATTCTCGCTCTGTCTTCCAAGCTAACTCTCTTCATGGCAACGGCGTCGTTTCCGTCCTTGCTTATCGTTCTTCTATTCCC TTTCCAAGACAGGATTCGGTGGGAAGATTTCAATTTCTG AATGAAAATACTTGGTGGAGAACTGAAGACTGGCTTAGAAAAAGATATGCTGAAGTATGTTCTGATAGTAAGCATGATGAAGATTTCAAAGTACTTGGTTACCAATGGCGTGTTCTTCGTTTTAATGATGCAACACGCCAGAGTGCTGTGAAAGTTATGTTAGCTTCAAAAGTCTCGGATCCTAGCTCAGTATGCTACATGCAGCAACCACACGTTTTGGCTGTTCCCT ATACTAAAAGCATGGTAGTTGCTGGATTGACAGCTCTATCATCTACCGATTATGATCTGAGGACTGCAATTACTGGAAAGCAAACAATGCGTGTCTTATGTATAGGACACGGTGGAGGAAGCTTACCATTATTTCTAGCTTCTAAAATTCAAG GTGCTCTTGTTGACATTGTTGAAATTGATCCTCTTGTTATTACCACGTCTATAAAAGCAATGGGCTTTCCTTCATTCTCAGTTGCAGTTCCTCCAGGTCATCATGTTGTCCCAAAACCCAATACTATGGATGAAGTTCTATGGAAAGGCATCCATGAGAGACTTTTCCTCTATGAATCAGACGCTGAGAAGTTCATCCTCAACACGGAGAATAAGTATGACATTATCTTCATTGACGCATATGATGGTGATGATATTTTCCCTCACAAATTACGGGATCCAGAATCTCCCTTCCTTATAGCCCTTGGTAGCAGACTTCATCCTTATCACGGGACTGTTGTAGTAAATCTTCATTCTGATGATGACGTACTCTGTGAAGACGCATCAATTATGCCTATAGGAAAATATGTATCTCGAGTTCTCCAAGCATACAAAGATATGTTACTGGGTGATAAAAAATCCTCGGGTAGACAAAAACTTCCCGGAGTGGGCTTTGTTGTTTCAGTGCCTTGGTTGTGCAATACAACCCTTGTTGTGTCTAGAGGTTTAAGTGCTGCTGTAGGAAGTTTGGACCAAGATTCGGTTTTGAATGTCCTTTATTCAAAGGCTCTTGATATCAACAGGGATTTAAATATGCCTTTCTCGTGTTTACAGTATCTAAAGAGAGGTTTCATTCTTGGGTGA
- the LOC130817765 gene encoding CST complex subunit TEN1 isoform X1 — protein sequence MASSVVTSGSLVILEELIPSSPLFHHGASLRVTGRLLEYSVESAMAVIADGNATLKIDTQHLKLSYRVDSIYQFIGELYFEVENQPILKARVGRNVDGLDLNLYRQSLRLLKEFQAEQACS from the exons ATGGCGTCCTCTGTGGTGACGTCAGGTTCTTTGGTAATTCTCGAAGAACTCATACCATCTTCTCCTCTTTTTCACCATGGGGCTTCTCTTCGCGTTACTGGAAG GTTATTGGAATATTCTGTGGAGAGCGCTATGGCTGTTATTGCTGATGGAAATGCGACGCTTAAGATTGACACACAGCACTTGAAACTAAGCTATCGAGTGGACTCCATCTATCAGTTTATAGGAGAGCTCTACTTTGAAGTTGAAAATCAG CCAATACTAAAGGCACGGGTTGGTAGGAATGTCGATGGCTTGGACCTTAATCTATACCGTCAATCCTTGCGCCTCTTGAAAGAGTTTCAGGCTGAGCAAGCTTGTAGCTGA
- the LOC130817765 gene encoding CST complex subunit TEN1 isoform X2, with the protein MSEKQRMNKRTTNNQRDMFMRLLEYSVESAMAVIADGNATLKIDTQHLKLSYRVDSIYQFIGELYFEVENQPILKARVGRNVDGLDLNLYRQSLRLLKEFQAEQACS; encoded by the exons ATGAGTGAAAAACAGAGAATGAACAAAAGAACAACAAACAATCAACGCGACATGTTTATGAG GTTATTGGAATATTCTGTGGAGAGCGCTATGGCTGTTATTGCTGATGGAAATGCGACGCTTAAGATTGACACACAGCACTTGAAACTAAGCTATCGAGTGGACTCCATCTATCAGTTTATAGGAGAGCTCTACTTTGAAGTTGAAAATCAG CCAATACTAAAGGCACGGGTTGGTAGGAATGTCGATGGCTTGGACCTTAATCTATACCGTCAATCCTTGCGCCTCTTGAAAGAGTTTCAGGCTGAGCAAGCTTGTAGCTGA